In Saccharothrix violaceirubra, the following are encoded in one genomic region:
- a CDS encoding HipA family kinase, protein MNSTNGLRRVAATRYVTPFREGGSLPGLVEADDLGMYVLKFRGAGQGVKALIAEIVVGELARRLDFRVPEIVLVDLDPELARAEPDQEVQELLRASGGVNLGLDYLPGSFDYNPVVRDPSVEDATRLLWLDALTLNVDRSWRNPNTLLWHRDLWLIDHGASLYFHHSWNPERFPAAKYRFDAADHLMLPFAGPLAGVDAELAARVTPELVREVLALVPDEWLAQDEVFAEPRAAYERFFAARLADRTWVDELEAARVARV, encoded by the coding sequence GTGAACTCCACGAACGGGCTGCGCAGGGTCGCGGCCACCCGGTACGTCACGCCCTTCCGCGAAGGCGGCTCGCTGCCCGGCCTGGTCGAGGCGGACGACCTCGGCATGTACGTGCTCAAGTTCCGGGGCGCGGGTCAGGGCGTGAAGGCGTTGATCGCCGAGATCGTCGTCGGCGAACTGGCCCGACGCCTGGACTTCCGGGTGCCCGAGATCGTGCTGGTCGACCTCGACCCGGAACTCGCGCGGGCCGAGCCGGACCAGGAGGTGCAGGAGCTGCTGCGGGCCAGCGGCGGAGTCAACCTCGGCCTGGACTACCTGCCCGGCTCGTTCGACTACAACCCGGTGGTGCGCGACCCGTCCGTCGAGGACGCGACGCGGTTGCTGTGGCTGGACGCGTTGACGCTCAACGTCGACCGGAGCTGGCGTAACCCCAACACCCTGCTGTGGCACCGCGACCTGTGGCTGATCGACCACGGCGCCTCGCTGTACTTCCACCACTCGTGGAATCCCGAGCGCTTCCCGGCGGCGAAGTACCGGTTCGATGCGGCCGACCACCTGATGCTGCCGTTCGCCGGTCCGCTCGCCGGCGTGGACGCCGAACTGGCCGCCCGCGTCACGCCCGAGCTGGTGCGCGAGGTGCTCGCCCTGGTGCCCGACGAGTGGCTCGCACAGGACGAGGTGTTCGCCGAACCGCGTGCCGCCTACGAGCGGTTCTTCGCGGCACGCCTGGCCGATCGCACCTGGGTCGACGAGCTGGAGGCCGCCCGTGTCGCACGTGTTTGA